The genomic DNA TTCACGTACAGCATTCGAGTGTTCGATTTGTTCGTAAATCTACAAGAAATTTCGAGATGTCTGATCCAGCACCAGCACCAAAGTCCCCAAAAAAGAAGGCGCCTACAAAGCCAAAAAAACCTGCTGATCATCCACCATACTTGGATATGATCAAGGCTGCCATTTCAGCTCTGAAAGAGCGAGGTGGTTCTTCGCGCCAAGCCATCGAGAAATACATCAAGAGCAACTACAAGGTTGGAGAAGTCGGCTCACACCTTAAGATGGCTTTGAAGAGAGGTACTGCTAGCGGGAAGCTTCTGCATGCAAAAGGTGTTGGCGCTTCGGGCTCCTTCAAGTTGCCCAAGGcagagaagaaggagaagaaaccAAAGAAGCCAGCTGCAAAGAAACCAGTCGCCAAAGCCAAGAAGCCTGCCGCAAAGAAGCCCGCCgcgaagaaagcaaagaaatctcCGAAAAAACCCGCCGCTAAAAAGCCTGCAGCGAAGAAAGCCGCAGCCAAAAAGCCAGCAGCCAAGAAAGCCGCAGCCAAGAAGCCTGCTGCAAAGAAAGTGGCCAAAAAACCAGTGAAGAAACCCGCGGCTAAGAAGCCTGCCGCTAAAAAGTCACCTAAGAAGTGAAGAACTTTGCAGTTCACTTCAATTACataaaacggctcttttaggagccaccaaatacaTGAAAGCAATGACCAACAGATTAACTTGCTCGTTAACTGAAATAATTAC from Montipora capricornis isolate CH-2021 chromosome 2, ASM3666992v2, whole genome shotgun sequence includes the following:
- the LOC138038756 gene encoding histone H1-delta-like is translated as MSDPAPAPKSPKKKAPTKPKKPADHPPYLDMIKAAISALKERGGSSRQAIEKYIKSNYKVGEVGSHLKMALKRGTASGKLLHAKGVGASGSFKLPKAEKKEKKPKKPAAKKPVAKAKKPAAKKPAAKKAKKSPKKPAAKKPAAKKAAAKKPAAKKAAAKKPAAKKVAKKPVKKPAAKKPAAKKSPKK